The Solanum pennellii chromosome 4, SPENNV200 genomic interval AGTATCACTTAATTTCACTGGTATTTGGAGGTCAGTATTCACATATAACGATGTGAATACTGAACTCtagaaaatacacaaaaaaatatatatatatagaaatacttaCACTTGTGGAGCTATTTACTGGACTTTCACTTGATGAATGCTGAAAATGATTTGTTGTTAAGCCATATGTTTGGCTAAAACTCCCTCCATATCTTGTAGAATTGATGAGATCCAATGGCTGTAAATTCATATCCAAAGAGCTACAAGAATTTGCTTGATGATTTATATTCAAATTGGACACATTTATTGTGGGATATATTTGACTAAATCTTCCTCTATTAATAGTACTAATACTactagaatttgaagaatacacaagattattattattattatctccATGATAAAGTTGAAGGCCAGTATTAGAAAGTGTACCAAGCAAAAGCTTAGCATTCATATCACTCAATTCTCCTCCTTCTTCTGGACTTTTCAACATTTGAGTAAATCTTTGATATGAATTATCCAATGAATTTTCTTGCTTAATGTTATTATTAGCCCATTGATGAAATCCCAAATCTTGATGAGTAGTACTACTCATAGAATTAACTAGGTTTAATGGATGATCACTTGATGATGAATTTGTAGTATTGATGATGTCTCCACTAGAATATGAAGAATTAATAAGACCACTTCCATGACTGTtcctaaataataataaaaaaaaagattagatAATTAAATCTAATTAACAGTATTGCTTTTGAGgaaaagtaattaataattaatcaaagTTTCAAGATTGTAAATATTGGTCTAAGGAAAATGAATCCAAGGGAATTACTTTACTTGAATTTCTATTTGCTACAcatcaaatcaagaaaagaatgtcaaaagaaaaaaaaatattaggagaaagagaagagagatTCTAATATTCCAAAAACTTATCATGATAATATAATGGAAGTAGCCAAAATATAATCATTCATATGAAAACACTATATGACTAAATAATAAAGTGGATCACTTACAAGATAGTAGTATTAGTAGTAGTACATGGGGTCCAAGTGTTTGTTGTTGAAACTCCTCCATAGCAAGAATTattagaagatgaagaagaatttgGAGAAATACCAATAAGAGGAAATTGATCTTGGAATTGGAGTTGATGATATTGATATTGTTGATGGAGATTTGCAGGCTCCATaattgaacaaaaataataataataataataatatgagattttttttttttaaggcaCTTGAAAATCCCAAGATGAAGAATAATTAAAAAGCAAAAGTACTATATACTACTCATgcttcttctcctcctcctccttcttatcttcttctcttttcaaaaaaaaaaaaaacttaagctATAGCTAGCTCCACTCTACTACTATATACTATACTATATAAACTCAAAAGAAATTAAACCTACATAAATTTGACATCTTCACTTTTTTAGCaaactttttcatcatataagtCTTGTTCTTACTCATTCAATGTCTCAAAGGGGTTTAAAAGCAAccttgaaaagaaagaaaacaagcaAGCAAACAAGAAGAGATAGAACCCCTAGCTATAGCTCTCATAATataataagtatatatatactctccgtttcattttatatgacagTATTTATCTAGATacagatttttaaaaaaaagtatttttaattcTTGTCGTTTTAAACATGTCTTAATAGAAACATAAGAAGATGACATTACGTTCTTTTCGTaatagactaaaaaggaaatggtgatgtattaaaataaaacaaaaatgagtATATAAGGTATAGTATAATGTAttctatttctttttcctttttctgccaaactttatttttttgcacATTCACAATATAAAAAAACGAATTTCATGTCTCCCACTCTTGTCTCCAAGGGCATcatactatataatataataatttaattgtatttttggtGGAGGGGTAGGGTGGGTATTTAGGGGGGTGACTGCAATTACAGGGAGATGATTATAATTCCCTAAGGTTATGATTAAAAATGTCTGGCGCTGCTGCCTTCAATCCCAAGGctttgaatgaaaaaaagtgTATTTTGTGAAGAGAAATGATAACAAAAGGGccatatatttcatttgattgttatttctctttctttgaTACCCACATGTTTTCTTGACAAGTCTTTGTAATTGTACTATATATACTCCCCTTCTTGttgttatatattaaaattaaaacataaaggCCAATTTGGATATGCTTATCTTTCCATTATTCATGTGGTCCATGATACTAGCTATATACATTTGTTAGTTTTCTTTGTAATTAAAAGTTGTATTGTGATAAAAAGCTAAGGAAGAACATGCAATATAGGCTATTGAGTAACCCTTTTAAGTTCAAGTTTAATGGTCCAATGTCTTGATATACATATAATTGTTGATCATCTATTGGAAATAGGTACAATGTAGGCATGTAATGTATGGAGCTATCCAGTTGTGACCCGGCCAAAGACGGAGGGTGGATAGATAAGGGCGAGTTAAGAGAAGGACTAACAGAGTAGCTTCTAGGTTGGCTAGGTTTTGAAGAAGACTTGCACATAATATTTTAGGCGAgtcttatatatgaataaaagaGGAAAATCATACAAGTTTTACGAGGTATTGCACAAGTCCACGTGCCATATGTGGTTTTGGGGTTAATATGGCATAGCCGGAGGGACAAATCCATGACATTTGTTAGGCTAAAGCTAACATTATGTGTCATGCACGTATAAGTTCACATGATATGCAAGCTTTTGAAGTTGATAATAATGACATAACTGGAAGAACATTTGTAACATCTTTTTTTTCGACTCCAACCACCAAGGATATATACGAGCTCCCTAAGTGGTGGGGNNNNNNNNNNNNNNNNNNNNNNNNNNNNNNNNNNNNNNNNNNNNNNNNNNNNNNNNNNNNNNNNNNNNNNNNNNNNNNNNNNNNNNNNNNNNNNNNNNNNNNNNNNNNNNNNNNNNNNNNNNNNNNNNNNNNNNNNNNNNNNNNNNNNNNNNNNNNNNNNNNNNNNNNNNNNNNNNNNNNNNNNNNNNNNNNNNNNNNNNNNNNNNNNNNNNNNNNNNNNNNNNNNNNNNNNNNNNNNNNNNNNNNNNNNNNNNNNNNNNNNNNNNNNNNNNNNNGGCTTAGACCCTTACATTGTATATTACTAATCCGTGACAGCTATTAGGTCTAAGCCACTATAAGAAATTCCACTTTTTATGGCGGTCAATATTGTTAAAGAAATCAAGTTTCTAGTAATGAAATAACATTATGTATGTGTCATGACTTTGGATCGTGACACTAACTTTTTGATTGCGTatatacttttcttttcttggtttattttattcatttgatTCAGTTACTCGCCCGATTAATCCAAATTCACACACCACATAAGATCCATTTAAAGagaattaaaattattagtactaagaaaaatcataatataaagaagtaaattGTAATTTTCCTCGAACCATAGACATTGTTAAGAACAGAGAGATCTCATCCACTTATTTAATATACTTCACATTCTCACGCGATTATAACAAGATCCTTATCGGATGAAAAGATGCATAGTTTCAAAATAGTACAAGGACAAAATGATAAAACGTTTTTGATTACGTTCCAGAGTAGAACTAAATGAGAACCACATCTAGGTCTCAAGTGTATGAAAACAACGTGTATGTAATAAAAGTagattgatgaagaagaatgaatacatttgtataaacccaagaagaatgaacaaaattatATAGAGAAGActaatgaaacaaaatataatgagCAAATGGAGGGGaccaatatatatttttaaaatattggagAAATGTCATCATATACTTTGCATACTTCCATTTGCTAAAAAAtgtactactttttttttctcaggAGAAGTAGCCCCCTATGGGACATACCACACTATGTAACTACCAATTTATAATGATGTCAATTTGACCTTTCCATGACATCAACattctaatatttatttttgttatatgatataaatttattttctattgaGATATATAATCaagggaaaaaggaaaaatatattccCGATAACTATCGTAAATAGTATATGCAGATATCCTTCGTCATATTTTTGATACATTAGTGCCCCtgtcgtccaaaaactagagcgtATATGCTCTTCACTATTATGGAAGACTAAATAAGAATGTGTGGCATAATCTTATCTATCGATCCGACATCGAATCGGTAGAtaagattataaaatatatatgtctgttaatataaagggtatatatacTCTAATTTTTTAACGGCAAAAAACAATCGAAGGGGTACAATATGTATATTAAAGCCTATCGTATATATTAAGATCCACATTCCAGCATATATTCCTTATATTATGTTTCTTCTCTGAAACTTCAAGAAGGATCCATGTAAAAATATACTATAGTGTTATAAgtaatactaattaattaattactccaTAGGAAATTGGGGAGGAGGTACTTCTTTTTATTCTCTTAAACTAAGGATTTTGTCTCATTGTGTCTACTGATCAAACTGAGATATGTTTTTTCTCGAGTAAGATGATATAAAGTAGGCagaatttataaattattagttacacacataattaaataaattatgattaagcTGTCAATATTCTATCAAAGAATTAAATCgcaacaaattaatttttttgtttcaatttatttatcttaatttttacataatatttttaacacaGTATAATTAaagattatataatatattttatgtatttttaaaatttaaaattataaaattaaaaaatttattaaataaaatcaaataaacaaattaaaacgaaaaataataactaagaaGAAAAGGTCCCACAAAAGTTTAAATTGGAGGAAAAAGTTTAAGATGGGAGAATGTGAGATCATCAGAGTATGGGCAAACTCATATTTGCTtttatcccaattccccttTTTGCTTTTACCCTTTCAACAGTATTCcccacatatatatatatatatataaaattctatttagtattattattattgttcttcTTATTATGTCCTTAATATTATCGAAAGATAACTCTGATTTTCTATCAagataattaaacttttttggtcctgaattaaaaaaaaattattgcaaatataattaattatttcaatctaATTCAGTTATCAATCTTTTCAATCTAATTCAGTTCTAAAAGTTAGTTCATGTAGTATAAAGATAATGtaagaatataaaaaagagtaatatcgtaatccttcaaccaatatgaaataatataacgGGTTTTTATAAACTAGACCAAAATACAAcgtgaaaattatatattaataattatgttgGACTAAACTGGCTCAAAAGATTATTATCTTTTGTAACATGtgctattatttattttacgtTAGTCTTCGTGATTTTCATTCAAATGTCTCAGATCATTAAAAGAGATAACATTTTGGTAATTACTATTTGACAAAAAGAGATAACAAAAGAATATTTTGATGCATGGTAATGGTTATAAGTAGATTTCtgcttaatttaattattacgtttttcttttactttttttttactgGCAATTGTCACCTTTTTATAATCTTTAATCTCACTAATCACTATCTTCCAAAATAAAGATTGattcaataaataattttaaaaaaaagctgTTTTCTCTGCTTCAGATTTCATCTCCACTATTTTATGTTTTACTACCAAACGTTTGATTAAAACCTTAGCTTTTCAATGATGGTTTTAAGATCCACTCTTTGCCTTGTCACTTTCCATTCCCTCGAATCGTTAATAGTTTAGCTCAGATATGGTCTTAATTTTTACAATCGaatactaattaattgaaattatcattattttaaatgtttGCCTTGTTTTAAGGGTCATTTGATTCATAAAATAAGACGAATTAATATTCAGAATTCAAAGTGTGGTGTTATAAATTATACCTTcaattaaataaagtaaaatttgtATAACCAACTATATCGTATCAAACTTGGTCTTATATGTACCTCACTTCCtagatgaaataaattaatcaaagaaGTATAATCACAAAACTTTTAacttagtattttattttttctgtttcttATTCAGTGTCAGATATTCACATTAGA includes:
- the LOC107015847 gene encoding transcription factor bHLH110 isoform X1 is translated as MEPANLHQQYQYHQLQFQDQFPLIGISPNSSSSSNNSCYGGVSTTNTWTPCTTTNTTILNSHGSGLINSSYSSGDIINTTNSSSSDHPLNLVNSMSSTTHQDLGFHQWANNNIKQENSLDNSYQRFTQMLKSPEEGGELSDMNAKLLLGTLSNTGLQLYHGDNNNNNLVYSSNSSSISTINRGRFSQIYPTINVSNLNINHQANSCSSLDMNLQPLDLINSTRYGGSFSQTYGLTTNHFQHSSSESPVNSSTSISAFSNGMPEAKRTSNTLETNKGPQNAPKKSRVDSRASCPPFKVRKEKLGDRIAALQQLVAPFGKTDTASVLMEAIGYIKFLQNQVETLSVPYMKSSRSKASRSLHGVQGGGEMNNEEMKRDLRSRGLCLVPLTCLTYVTEGGGGVWPPPNFTGGT
- the LOC107015847 gene encoding transcription factor bHLH110 isoform X2, giving the protein MEPANLHQQYQYHQLQFQDQFPLIGISPNSSSSSNNSCYGGVSTTNTWTPCTTTNTTILNSHGSGLINSSYSSGDIINTTNSSSSDHPLNLVNSMSSTTHQDLGFHQWANNNIKQENSLDNSYQRFTQMLKSPEEGGELSDMNAKLLLGTLSNTGLQLYHGDNNNNNLVYSSNSSSISTINRGRFSQIYPTINVSNLNINHQANSCSSLDMNLQPLDLINSTRYGGSFSQTYGLTTNHFQHSSSESPVNSSTSISAFSNGMPEAKRTSNTLETNKGPQNAPKKSRVDSRASCPPFKVRKEKLGDRIAALQQLVAPFGKTDTASVLMEAIGYIKFLQNQVETLSVPYMKSSRSKASRSLHGGGGEMNNEEMKRDLRSRGLCLVPLTCLTYVTEGGGGVWPPPNFTGGT